A genomic window from Vitis riparia cultivar Riparia Gloire de Montpellier isolate 1030 chromosome 18, EGFV_Vit.rip_1.0, whole genome shotgun sequence includes:
- the LOC117906270 gene encoding two-component response regulator ORR9-like isoform X2, with the protein MDLVSLEQMEMKQDNESTQQQKQLEQHFHVLAVDDSLIDRKLLEKLLTVSSYHVTCVESGDKALEYLGLLDGRDNDTTSSSSSSSSSSSSSSSSSSSSAKPSQQEGSSWKDVPVVVMSSENVPSRINMCLEGGAEDFLLKPVQLSDLEKLQPHLLKSLSQYPCENINSSNEDDENINKNNSTSCSSSKSNNGVCKRKALVSADPLERRSKLKD; encoded by the exons ATGGATCTTGTTTCGTTAGAGCAGATGGAAATGAAGCAAGACAATGAAAGCACCCAGCAGCAGAAGCAGTTGGAACAGCATTTTCATGTTTTAGCGGTGGATGATAGTCTTATAGACAGAAAGCTTCTGGAGAAGCTGCTCACTGTTTCTTCATATCATG TGACTTGCGTGGAATCTGGGGATAAAGCTCTTGAGTACCTGGGTCTGCTAGATGGCCGAGACAATGATActacatcttcttcttcttcttcttcttcttcttcttcttcttcctcatcatcatcatcttcttcagcCAAACCTTCCCAGCAAGAG GGATCTTCATGGAAAGATGTTCCAGTTGTTGTCATGTCATCAGAGAATGTACCCTCCAGAATCAACAT GTGTCTGGAAGGAGGGGCAGAAGATTTCCTGTTGAAGCCTGTTCAGTTATCGGATTTGGAGAAGCTTCAACCTCATCTACTCAAATCTCTTAGCCAGTACCCCTGTGAAAACATCAACAGTAGTAACGAGGATGacgaaaacataaataaaaacaacagtACTAGTTGCAGCAGCAGTAAGAGCAACAATGGAGTTTGCAAAAGGAAGGCATTAGTGTCTGCAGATCCCTTAGAGAGAAGATCAAAACTAAAAGATTAG
- the LOC117906270 gene encoding two-component response regulator ORR9-like isoform X1, which translates to MDLVSLEQMEMKQDNESTQQQKQLEQHFHVLAVDDSLIDRKLLEKLLTVSSYHVTCVESGDKALEYLGLLDGRDNDTTSSSSSSSSSSSSSSSSSSSSAKPSQQEMQGLKVNLIMTDYCMPGMSGYDLLKRVKGSSWKDVPVVVMSSENVPSRINMCLEGGAEDFLLKPVQLSDLEKLQPHLLKSLSQYPCENINSSNEDDENINKNNSTSCSSSKSNNGVCKRKALVSADPLERRSKLKD; encoded by the exons ATGGATCTTGTTTCGTTAGAGCAGATGGAAATGAAGCAAGACAATGAAAGCACCCAGCAGCAGAAGCAGTTGGAACAGCATTTTCATGTTTTAGCGGTGGATGATAGTCTTATAGACAGAAAGCTTCTGGAGAAGCTGCTCACTGTTTCTTCATATCATG TGACTTGCGTGGAATCTGGGGATAAAGCTCTTGAGTACCTGGGTCTGCTAGATGGCCGAGACAATGATActacatcttcttcttcttcttcttcttcttcttcttcttcttcctcatcatcatcatcttcttcagcCAAACCTTCCCAGCAAGAG ATGCAGGGGTTGAAAGTGAACTTGATCATGACAGACTATTGTATGCCCGGGATGAGCGGTTATGATTTGCTGAAACGAGTCAAG GGATCTTCATGGAAAGATGTTCCAGTTGTTGTCATGTCATCAGAGAATGTACCCTCCAGAATCAACAT GTGTCTGGAAGGAGGGGCAGAAGATTTCCTGTTGAAGCCTGTTCAGTTATCGGATTTGGAGAAGCTTCAACCTCATCTACTCAAATCTCTTAGCCAGTACCCCTGTGAAAACATCAACAGTAGTAACGAGGATGacgaaaacataaataaaaacaacagtACTAGTTGCAGCAGCAGTAAGAGCAACAATGGAGTTTGCAAAAGGAAGGCATTAGTGTCTGCAGATCCCTTAGAGAGAAGATCAAAACTAAAAGATTAG
- the LOC117906532 gene encoding delta-aminolevulinic acid dehydratase, chloroplastic isoform X1, with amino-acid sequence MASMFLNAPCNVGAIKHFDCKNYVGLRASSNQKLDCVGHTIKAPPRRRFIVRASERRDESIKKMGLTDQECEAAVVAGNVPEAPPAPPKPAAPAGTPSVPFLPLNRRPRRNRRSPVLRASFQETNLSPANFVYPLFIHEGEEDTPIGAMPGCYRLGWRHGLLEEVAKARDVGVNSVVLFPKVPDALKSPTGDEAFNDNGLVPRTIRLLKDRYPDLVIYTDVALDPYSSDGHDGIVREDGVIMNDETVHQLCKQAVAQAKAGADVVSPSDMMDGRVGAIRAALDAEGFQHVSIMSYTAKYASAFYGPFREALDSNPRFGDKKTYQMNPANYREALTEVREDESEGADILLVKPGLPYLDVIRLLRDNSSLPIAAYQVSGEYSMIKAGAVLKMIDEEKVMMESLMCLRRAGADIILTYFALQAARCLCGEKR; translated from the exons ATGGCTTCGATGTTCCTTAATGCGCCCTGCAATGTTGGGGCAATTAAGCATTTTGATTGCAAGAACTATGTTGGACTGAGGGCATCATCGAATCAGAAGTTAGATTGTGTTGGGCACACAATCAAGGCGCCTCCACGACGTCGTTTTATTGTAAGAGCCAGCGAAAGGAGGGAtgaatccataaaaaaaatgggattgaCTGATCAAGAGTGTGAAGCTGCGGTTGTGGCCGGAAATGTGCCGGAAGCTCCTCCCGCGCCTCCCAAGCCGGCGGCGCCAGCTGGAACTCCGTCGGTTCCTTTTCTT CCACTTAATCGACGCCCTCGTCGTAATCGAAGGTCGCCTGTATTGAGAGCATCATTCCAGGAAACAAATTTATCTCCTGCAAATTTTGTCTATCCACTCTTTATTCATGAAG GTGAAGAGGACACCCCTATTGGAGCCATGCCTGGATGTTATAGGCTAGGATGGAGACATGGACTGCTGGAGGAG GTTGCAAAGGCCCGGGATGTTGGTGTAAACAGTGTTGTGCTCTTTCCTAAAGTTCCAGATGCCTTGAAG TCTCCCACAGGAGATGAAGCATTCAATGACAATGGTTTAGTGCCCCGGACAATTCGATTGCTCAAAGACAGATACCCTGATCTT GTTATCTACACTGATGTTGCTTTAGATCCGTATTCCTCTGATGGGCATGATGGTATTGTCAGAGAAGATG GAGTCATAATGAATGATGAGACAGTGCATCAATTATGTAAACAAGCTGTTGCTCAG GCTAAGGCAGGAGCAGATGTTGTTAGTCCCAGTGACATGATGGATGGTCGTGTAGGAGCAATTCGAGCAGCTCTTGATGCTGAAGGCTTTCAACATGTGTCTATCATGTCCTATACAGCAAA GTATGCAAGTGCATTTTATGGTCCATTCCGAGAAGCATTGGACTCAAATCCACGCTTTGGAGACAAAAAAAC TTATCAGATGAACCCAGCGAATTACAGAGAGGCTCTGACTGAGGTCCGTGAAGATGAGTCTGAAGGAGCTGATATCCTTTTG GTGAAACCTGGTCTGCCTTACTTGGATGTCATAAGGCTGCTTCGGGATAACTCGTCATTGCCAATTGCTGCATATCAG GTTTCTGGTGAATACTCGATGATCAAGGCTGGTGCTGTTCTCAAAATGATTGATGAAGAAAAAGTCATGATGGAGTCACTGATGTGTCTTCGACGGGCTGGTGCAGACATCATCCTCACGTATTTTGCACTACAAGCTGCTCGATGTTTATGCGGTGAGAAGAGGTGA
- the LOC117906532 gene encoding delta-aminolevulinic acid dehydratase, chloroplastic isoform X2 gives MCRKLLPRLPSRRRQLELRRFLFFLLMLVCQPLNRRPRRNRRSPVLRASFQETNLSPANFVYPLFIHEGEEDTPIGAMPGCYRLGWRHGLLEEVAKARDVGVNSVVLFPKVPDALKSPTGDEAFNDNGLVPRTIRLLKDRYPDLVIYTDVALDPYSSDGHDGIVREDGVIMNDETVHQLCKQAVAQAKAGADVVSPSDMMDGRVGAIRAALDAEGFQHVSIMSYTAKYASAFYGPFREALDSNPRFGDKKTYQMNPANYREALTEVREDESEGADILLVKPGLPYLDVIRLLRDNSSLPIAAYQVSGEYSMIKAGAVLKMIDEEKVMMESLMCLRRAGADIILTYFALQAARCLCGEKR, from the exons ATGTGCCGGAAGCTCCTCCCGCGCCTCCCAAGCCGGCGGCGCCAGCTGGAACTCCGTCGGTTCCTTTTCTT CTTGTTAATGTTGGTTTGTCAGCCACTTAATCGACGCCCTCGTCGTAATCGAAGGTCGCCTGTATTGAGAGCATCATTCCAGGAAACAAATTTATCTCCTGCAAATTTTGTCTATCCACTCTTTATTCATGAAG GTGAAGAGGACACCCCTATTGGAGCCATGCCTGGATGTTATAGGCTAGGATGGAGACATGGACTGCTGGAGGAG GTTGCAAAGGCCCGGGATGTTGGTGTAAACAGTGTTGTGCTCTTTCCTAAAGTTCCAGATGCCTTGAAG TCTCCCACAGGAGATGAAGCATTCAATGACAATGGTTTAGTGCCCCGGACAATTCGATTGCTCAAAGACAGATACCCTGATCTT GTTATCTACACTGATGTTGCTTTAGATCCGTATTCCTCTGATGGGCATGATGGTATTGTCAGAGAAGATG GAGTCATAATGAATGATGAGACAGTGCATCAATTATGTAAACAAGCTGTTGCTCAG GCTAAGGCAGGAGCAGATGTTGTTAGTCCCAGTGACATGATGGATGGTCGTGTAGGAGCAATTCGAGCAGCTCTTGATGCTGAAGGCTTTCAACATGTGTCTATCATGTCCTATACAGCAAA GTATGCAAGTGCATTTTATGGTCCATTCCGAGAAGCATTGGACTCAAATCCACGCTTTGGAGACAAAAAAAC TTATCAGATGAACCCAGCGAATTACAGAGAGGCTCTGACTGAGGTCCGTGAAGATGAGTCTGAAGGAGCTGATATCCTTTTG GTGAAACCTGGTCTGCCTTACTTGGATGTCATAAGGCTGCTTCGGGATAACTCGTCATTGCCAATTGCTGCATATCAG GTTTCTGGTGAATACTCGATGATCAAGGCTGGTGCTGTTCTCAAAATGATTGATGAAGAAAAAGTCATGATGGAGTCACTGATGTGTCTTCGACGGGCTGGTGCAGACATCATCCTCACGTATTTTGCACTACAAGCTGCTCGATGTTTATGCGGTGAGAAGAGGTGA
- the LOC117906531 gene encoding IAA-amino acid hydrolase ILR1-like 6, producing the protein MMMIHLQKLLIIFLILIFAVSVNCIDRITAPTASSDHDYSYFEPPCCNSKAPTTQKNVSSALDRSTTPAVADCTIWIKEPAVSDCGIWRKECSEEILRIAKRPETVEWLKGIRRRIHENPELAFEEFNTSRLIRRELDQMDISYRFPLAKTGIRATIGTGGPPFVAVRADMDALPIQEAVEWEHKSKVAGKMHACGHDAHVAMLLGAARILKAREHHLKGTVVLVFQPAEEAGNGAKRMIGDGALENVEAIFAVHVSHEHPTSIIGSRPGPLLAGCGFFRAVITGKEGDAGKPHRSVDPVLAASAAVISLQGIVSREANPLDSQVVSVTSLNGGNSLDMIADTVVLGGTFRAFSNTSFYQLLQRIEEVIVEQARVFRCSATVDFFEKEYTIYPPTVNDEGMYEHVRKVAIDLFGPTNFRVVPPMMGAEDFSFYSEVVPAAFFYIGVRNETLGSIHTGHSPYFMIDEDALPMGAAAHAAIAERYLNEHRR; encoded by the exons ATGATGATGATTCATTTGCAGAAATTATTAATCATCTTCTTGATCTTGATTTTCGCAGTCTCTGTGAATTGCATAGATAGAATCACAGCTCCAACCGCTTCCTCCGACCATGACTACTCCTACTTTGAGCCCCCCTGTTGCAACTCCAAGGCCCCAACCACTCAGAAAAACGTGAGCTCCGCCCTCGACCGGTCCACAACTCCGGCCGTGGCGGACTGCACAATTTGGATTAAGGAACCGGCCGTGTCGGACTGCGGAATTTGGAGGAAGGAATGCTCGGAGGAGATTCTGAGGATCGCGAAGCGGCCGGAGACGGTGGAGTGGTTGAAAGGCATAAGGAGGAGAATCCACGAGAATCCGGAGCTGGCTTTCGAGGAATTCAATACCAGCCGATTGATTCGCCGTGAATTGGATCAGATGGACATCAGCTATCGTTTTCCGCTGGCGAAGACCGGGATTCGAGCCACCATCGGCACCGGAGGTCCGCCGTTTGTTGCCGTCAGGGCCGACATGGATGCTCTCCCAATTCag GAGGCCGTGGAATGGGAGCACAAAAGCAAAGTTGCTGGGAAAATGCATGCTTGTGGGCACGATGCACACGTTGCAATGCTTCTTGGGGCTGCCAGGATACTCAAGGCCCGTGAACATCATTTAAAG GGAACCGTAGTACTAGTGTTTCAACCAGCAGAGGAAGCTGGGAATGGTGCAAAACGGATGATAGGAGATGGGGCTCTGGAGAATGTGGAGGCCATATTTGCAGTTCATGTATCTCATGAACACCCGACGTCTATCATTGGGTCGAGGCCTGGTCCATTGCTAGCTGGGTGTGGCTTCTTCAGAGCTGTAATCACTGGAAAAGAGGGTGACGCCGGGAAACCTCACCGATCAGTGGACCCTGTTTTGGCTGCCTCAGCTGCTGTTATAAGTTTACAGGGCATTGTGTCTCGGGAAGCAAATCCACTGGACTCCCAG GTTGTGTCGGTGACTTCATTGAATGGGGGCAATAGTCTTGACATGATAGCCGACACCGTGGTTCTGGGTGGTACCTTCAGGGCCTTCTCCAACACAAGTTTCTATCAACTTCTTCAAAGAATAGAGGAG GTAATTGTAGAACAGGCCAGAGTTTTCAGATGCTCAGCAACAGTGGACTTCTTTGAGAAAGAGTACACCATTTATCCCCCAACAGTGAACGATGAAGGAATGTATGAGCATGTGAGGAAGGTAGCCATTGATCTGTTTGGCCCTACAAATTTCAGGGTGGTGCCACCGATGATGGGTGCTGAGGACTTCTCCTTCTACTCCGAGGTGGTCCCTGCTGCCTTCTTCTACATAGGCGTAAGAAACGAGACCCTGGGGTCTATACACACAGGCCACTCCCCTTATTTCATGATTGACGAAGATGCTCTCCCTATGGGTGCTGCAGCTCATGCTGCCATTGCCGAGAGATATCTCAACGAGCACAGACGATGA